A stretch of the Aphis gossypii isolate Hap1 chromosome 2, ASM2018417v2, whole genome shotgun sequence genome encodes the following:
- the LOC114121040 gene encoding DNA-directed RNA polymerase III subunit RPC10: MSSKVVNESSMFYIDFCPNCSNILHLDEYMGEMRQKCQVCPYFSAIKNIMLASRSFYKLKEIDSVLGGKAAWENVDSIDVVCNTCNHGRAYFLQVQTRSADEPMTVFYKCCNCGHRWRE; this comes from the exons ATGAGCAGCAAAGTGGTAAATGAGAGTAGTATGTtctatattgatttttgtccAAACTGTTCAAACATTCTTCATTTGGACGAGTATATGGGCGAGATGAGACAAAAATGTCAAGTATGCCCATACTTCTCAGCAATCAAAAACATCATGCTTGCTTCCCGATCGTTTTACAaactaaaa gaaaTAGATTCAGTTTTAGGAGGCAAAGCAGCGTGGGAAAATGTAGATTCAATTGATGTAGTTTGTAATACATGTAATCATGGCAGAGCATACTTTTTACAAGTTCAAACTAGATCAGCAGATGAACCTATGACTGTTTTCTATAAATGCTGCAACTGTGGACATAGATGGCGAGAAtaa
- the LOC114121048 gene encoding death-associated inhibitor of apoptosis 1-like isoform X1, which produces MTPSPNHRAAPNPVTVRNILIINNKVINISNGCPVILNTSSPANESTDNSLEPISRSMSNETPSWDLSTYENRLKTFDGVWKLQFITPNQMAKAGLYYLGIQDRVRCLFCSKEFDYWQPGDDPTVEHKRQSPQCPFFNDSSAGYDVCGLFGSAPADVKSNILSNTAQDILEAVGVLQVMKNPSHKEYALLEARLKSFEKCMIPLKQDVQTLCEAGFFYIGNGQNDQMLCFYCSQGLKDWEDDDDPWTEHAKWSCTCSYVLLSKGLKFVEQANSEMCTETSKLNIPTLFNFFAEHKDMTFFENNLKVNSTKRIHIVCQDRKRRKLDQSEISDISQIKISSDEILHLSQKRDPNTMPDSMLCKICYKEEMKVAFIPCGHVIACIQCAVTLEQCAVCRQPFTRAMRVYLSMDDKKGTDLEELPCSSSQCLEEQLDPMTCKVCHKEEMAEAFIPCRHVYACVKCAADMNECPVCTEKFCATMQVYL; this is translated from the exons ATGACTCCATCTCCAAATCATAGAGCTGCACCGAACCCAGTAACAGTtagaaatattctaataattaataataaagtcatTAACATATCTAATGGGTGTCCAGTCATTCTAAATACTTCAAGTCCTGCAAATGAATCTACTGATAATTCACTTGAGCCAATATCCAGGTCAATGTCTAATGAAACACCTTCTTGGGATTTGAGTACATATGAAAATCGCTTGAAAACATTTGATGGAGTGtggaaattacaatttataacaccTAACCAAATGGCCAAAGctggattatattatttgggtATACAAGATCGTGTTAgatgtttattttgttctaaagAATTTGATTATTGGCAACCTGGTGATGATCCAACTGTTGAACATAAACGTCAGTCTCCACAATGtccattttttaatgattcctcag ctGGTTATGATGTGTGTGGTCTATTTGGCTCTGCTCCTGCTGATGTCAAGtctaatattttgtcaaatacaGCACAAGACATTTTAGAAGCTGTGGGTGTTCTGCAAGTAATGAAAAATCCTTCACATAAAGAATATGCATTGTTAGAAGCACGCTTgaaatcatttgaaaaatgtatgataccGTTGAAACAAGATGTTCAAACTCTATGCGAAGctggatttttttatatag gtaatgGCCAAAATGACCAGATGTTATGTTTCTACTGCAGTCAAGGTCTTAAGGATTGGGAAGATGATGATGATCCATGGACAGAACATGCCAAGTGGTCATGTACTTGTAGTTATGTGTTATTAAGTAAAGGCTTAAAATTCGTTGAGCAAGCAAATAGTGAGATGTGTACTGAAACCTCTAAACTCAACATTccg aCCTTATTCAACTTTTTTGCTGAACATAAGGATATGaccttttttgaaaataatctgAAAGTGAATTCGACAAAAAG gaTTCACATTGTCTGTCAAGATCGTAAACGGAG gaAACTTGATCAGTCAGAAATTTCTGACAtaagtcaaattaaaatatcatctgATGAAATTCTCCATCTTTCTCAAAAGCGAGACCCTAATACAATGCCAGATTCTATGCTATGCAAGATTTGTTATAAAGAAGAAATGAAAGTAGCGTTTATCCCTTGCGGTCATGTGATTGCCTGTATTCAATGCGCTGTAACACTTGAACAGTGTGCTGTATGTAGGCAACCTTTCACCAGGGCAATGAGAGTATACTTATCAATGGATGATAAAAAAGGTACAGATCTCGAAGAGTTACCATGCAGTTCATCACAGTGTTTAGAAGAACAATTAGATCCAATGACATGCAAAGTATGTCATAAAGAAGAAATGGCAGAAGCGTTTATACCCTGTAGACATGTATATGCCTGCGTTAAATGTGCGGCAGATATGAATGAATGCCCAGTGTGTACAGAAAAATTCTGTGCCACTATGCAAGTGTACTTATAG
- the LOC114121048 gene encoding baculoviral IAP repeat-containing protein 7-B-like isoform X2 — translation MTPSPNHRAAPNPVTVRNILIINNKVINISNGCPVILNTSSPANESTDNSLEPISRSMSNETPSWDLSTYENRLKTFDGVWKLQFITPNQMAKAGLYYLGIQDRVRCLFCSKEFDYWQPGDDPTVEHKRQSPQCPFFNDSSAGYDVCGLFGSAPADVKSNILSNTAQDILEAVGVLQVMKNPSHKEYALLEARLKSFEKCMIPLKQDVQTLCEAGFFYIGNGQNDQMLCFYCSQGLKDWEDDDDPWTEHAKWSCTCSYVLLSKGLKFVEQANSEMCTETSKLNIPTLFNFFAEHKDMTFFENNLKVNSTKRKLDQSEISDISQIKISSDEILHLSQKRDPNTMPDSMLCKICYKEEMKVAFIPCGHVIACIQCAVTLEQCAVCRQPFTRAMRVYLSMDDKKGTDLEELPCSSSQCLEEQLDPMTCKVCHKEEMAEAFIPCRHVYACVKCAADMNECPVCTEKFCATMQVYL, via the exons ATGACTCCATCTCCAAATCATAGAGCTGCACCGAACCCAGTAACAGTtagaaatattctaataattaataataaagtcatTAACATATCTAATGGGTGTCCAGTCATTCTAAATACTTCAAGTCCTGCAAATGAATCTACTGATAATTCACTTGAGCCAATATCCAGGTCAATGTCTAATGAAACACCTTCTTGGGATTTGAGTACATATGAAAATCGCTTGAAAACATTTGATGGAGTGtggaaattacaatttataacaccTAACCAAATGGCCAAAGctggattatattatttgggtATACAAGATCGTGTTAgatgtttattttgttctaaagAATTTGATTATTGGCAACCTGGTGATGATCCAACTGTTGAACATAAACGTCAGTCTCCACAATGtccattttttaatgattcctcag ctGGTTATGATGTGTGTGGTCTATTTGGCTCTGCTCCTGCTGATGTCAAGtctaatattttgtcaaatacaGCACAAGACATTTTAGAAGCTGTGGGTGTTCTGCAAGTAATGAAAAATCCTTCACATAAAGAATATGCATTGTTAGAAGCACGCTTgaaatcatttgaaaaatgtatgataccGTTGAAACAAGATGTTCAAACTCTATGCGAAGctggatttttttatatag gtaatgGCCAAAATGACCAGATGTTATGTTTCTACTGCAGTCAAGGTCTTAAGGATTGGGAAGATGATGATGATCCATGGACAGAACATGCCAAGTGGTCATGTACTTGTAGTTATGTGTTATTAAGTAAAGGCTTAAAATTCGTTGAGCAAGCAAATAGTGAGATGTGTACTGAAACCTCTAAACTCAACATTccg aCCTTATTCAACTTTTTTGCTGAACATAAGGATATGaccttttttgaaaataatctgAAAGTGAATTCGACAAAAAG gaAACTTGATCAGTCAGAAATTTCTGACAtaagtcaaattaaaatatcatctgATGAAATTCTCCATCTTTCTCAAAAGCGAGACCCTAATACAATGCCAGATTCTATGCTATGCAAGATTTGTTATAAAGAAGAAATGAAAGTAGCGTTTATCCCTTGCGGTCATGTGATTGCCTGTATTCAATGCGCTGTAACACTTGAACAGTGTGCTGTATGTAGGCAACCTTTCACCAGGGCAATGAGAGTATACTTATCAATGGATGATAAAAAAGGTACAGATCTCGAAGAGTTACCATGCAGTTCATCACAGTGTTTAGAAGAACAATTAGATCCAATGACATGCAAAGTATGTCATAAAGAAGAAATGGCAGAAGCGTTTATACCCTGTAGACATGTATATGCCTGCGTTAAATGTGCGGCAGATATGAATGAATGCCCAGTGTGTACAGAAAAATTCTGTGCCACTATGCAAGTGTACTTATAG